From Hydrogenimonas thermophila:
GAAAGAAAGAATGAAACTGCTCGATGAAAAAGCAAAAAAATATATTGATACTATATTTAAATTTACACAACATTAATAAAAAGTCTTCCAAAGCTTTATCAGCAAATTCAATAATCATATATCAATCTTTTTGCAAAGTACATTGATGTGATCTAACATCACAATATTATACATTTTAAAAATTGTTTGAAGAAGATTCTACGCTATAAAGCAGATCATAGTTTTTAGGTCCTCCTGATGTACACAGTAACTGTTCTTGAGAAAAAAACTCTCCAACAAATACCCCCACCTTCTTTTAATACTTCCATAGCCTTATGAAAAGCTACTGTTCGTAATGGCTCCATCAAATGCATATAAGAGCTCATCATCACGTCATACTGTTCTATAGGCGGCTGCCACTGTGCAAGATCTGTATGGATTGTCTTGATCTCTACATGATACTCTTTGGATAATTGTTTAGCTTTCTCTAAGCCTATGCTAGAAGCATCAAGCGCAGTCGCTTCATGACCTTTTAAAGCAGCATAAATAGCGTTACGCCCTTCCCCTTCTCCTAAAAATAAAATTTTTGACTGGTTTTCAAGTTTATCGATCTCTTGTGCTTGAAGTGATGTTTAACGAAGCAAAATGAAAAAATGCTTAAAAGAAATGGACAGTATTACCCACAATTAAGCCCATCACAGCTTCTTACAACACCCATATCTCTTCCATTATTTCGTAAAAATCTTCCTAATGCTTCATAATTTCGTTTAAAATAGCCTGAATTGAGTACTTTTATAGCTTTTGGCTCATTAGAGTGTACTTTTTTTAGTTTTTTTGCTCTATTTTCAAACATATCTTCCCACTCATCGCTCTCTAATATTGCTGCTCCTTTGAAACCAGACCCGTGGCAATGTTTGCACAATTTTTTATATGTAATCATCCCTTTTGCTGAATATGCATTAAGATTAATGTTGACAAAAAGGCAACATATTGCAGTTATAATCAAAAGTCTCATAACTAATCTCCAAGACCAAAAACATTTGAAAGGGTATTGATGTAGTTGAAATATCCTGTAATTGCAACTGCTTCAAGTATTTGAGATTCACTATATCCTAAAGATTTTATAGCATCTATATCTTCTTGAGTCATTTTATAGTTATCTTTTTGTGAAGCTCTAATACAAAAACGCAGAAGTTCTTTTTCAGCATCATCAACTTCCATTGCATCTATACCTTTAAGTACCTTTTCTACCTCTTCTTCTGTCATACCCAACATTTTGGCAATACTTTTATGTACATCAACACACATTTTACATCCATTCTCTTTTGAAACTAACAAAGCAATTGCCTCTTTTGTTCTGTAAGGAAGTTCTGTCTCTTTAAGTAGATAGTTTTGAACCATCATATCGGTAGCAAAATAGATATCTTTTCTAACTGCAAGTAGTTTGAATATATCTCCTAATTTTCCTGTCTTTTCCAAAATAGGTCGAGCTTTTTCCTGAATTTCAGGATCCATCTCTTCAAACTCTGGTAACTTAATGTAAGCCATTCTATCTTCTCCTTTACTTTATTGGCATTTTGCAAGTTCTGTTTTTGCCTTTTTTGTCAAAAAAGGTCTTAAAACTTCCTCTATTCGCTGAGCAACCATTTGAGCTTTACTAACATCTATATCTTCTCCAATAATGTAGAGATATGGTGTCCAAAAGTGACTGTAAAGCATCATTGTATCTACTATATTGTTCAACATATTGTCATAAGCTAATTCAATATACCCCTTATCTCTTAGATGTAAAAGAAGTAAAATCATCTTCTCACGCTGCAATCTGACATCTTTAATTACATCTTTTGCAAAGAGATCATCACGTGTCATTAAAAAGTGAAGCTCTCTTCTTAAAAAGCGGTACTTCCACCAAACTTTTGCTACATAATCACAGTAAGATTGCATTTCACAAAGTGTTTCTGGCAATGGCTGAGACTCAAAGCCAATCTCATCTCTCATTTGACCATAAAGCTCTCTTATAATCTCCTCTTTGTTTTTAAAGTGGTAGTAGAGATTTCCAGTACTAACCCCTGCAGCTTCAGCAATATGATTTGTTGTAACACTTTGTGAATCCTGTTCATTCAAAAGTTTCAGTGCAACAGATAATATTTTTGTACGATTATCCTTTTTCACTATCCTCCTTTTAAACAAGTTTGATACAAATATATCTTTTTTTTATATATAAAGTCAAGAGTAATTACTCTAAAAATAGATTTTATTTAGGACTATAATTTTATTTAATTAATAAAATTAAAAAAAATATAGATTTTTTGCTCAGGTTATTGAAATTATTTGAGGTAGAGGAAGTAGTAAAACAACTTTGATGTACAAGTATGCAAGGATGAATAGCTATACTATAATGAAAGACTTCTTAAAGTCTTTCATTTACTTTAAACCACTCCAAATCTTGTTTTAGATCAACAACTTTACCAACAACAATAAGTGCTGGTCTTTGAACTTTAGCATTTTTAACTTTTTCATTTATATTTTCAAGAGTACCAATGACACTTCTTTGATCAGATGTAGTTCCTCTGCTTATAACAGCGCAAGGGGTCTCTTTAGGTTTGCCTATTTCAATAAGATTTTTTGTAATTTTCGGTAAATTGTGCAATCCCATCAAAAATACTATTGTCTCATCAGCTTTCATTAACTCCCAGTCAACCTGCAATTGCTTCTTATCTCGTGCTTCATGACCTGTAACAACTTTAAATGATACAGAAATACCTCTATGCGTTACAGGAATACCAGCATATGCAGGAACTGCTATTGCAGATGTTACACCCGGAATTATTTCATAAGAGATACCACGCTCTTTAAGATATTTTGCCTCTTCTCCGCCACGACCAAAAACAAAAGGATCACCACCCTTAAGACGTACAACAGTCTCATGTTTGAGTGCATTTTGATAGATTACTTCATTTATCTCATCTTGAGGCAAAATGTGAAGACCATCCTCTTTTCCTACATATATAAACTCACACCCACTCTTTGCCTCTTTTAAAATATCTGCATTTGCTAAACGATCATAAATAATGACATCAGCATTACGTACTACACGTAATGCCTTAACTGTCAACAGATCAATATCTCCCGGTCCTGCACCGGTTAGGTAGACTTTACCCATAAAAAAGTCCTTTTTTACGCATTTTGTATATTTTTCAAAATATGTTGTGCTATGGCATAACCATGATTAAGACCAAGAGCAATAGATCCTCCTGACTCTTGAGTAATATCCCCTGCAACATATAGACCTGGAATATCTGTCATATAGTTTTCATCATGAACAGGCTTTCCATCTTCTATACGAATTCCTGAACCTGTTAAAAATGCACTTGGCGTTGTTCCACCTATTGCATATATAACACGATCAAAAGTTTCAGGCTCTCTTTCTGCAAAAATGACACGAACCTTTCCATTGTCATCTTCCAAACCTTCGATATTTGTTCCAAGATATGGACGTACTTCATTATGTGCTATTGCATTTGCAATTGCATCTCTGTTAGTTGGATTTGCTCTTCTGAATGTCTCTCTTCTATAACAGATTGTTACATCATTTTTTTCAGATAGATCTACTGCATACTCTACCGCTGAGTCTCCACCACCAACTACCAAAATCTTTTCACCCTCACTACACTCATCAATTGTATAGTTAACACGTTTTTTAATGGTTGCCGGAATCTTGTAATCAGGTTTATTTGGTTTTCCCATACGACCTATTGTAACAACTACAAAACGTGCCTTTATGCTTCCACCAGGTATCATAACTTCAAAATAGTCATCTTTTTTTACAACTTTTTGCACTTCTGTATGTGTACGAAGCTCTACAAAGTGGTGAGCTATGATTTCATCAAAAAAGTCTAGTGTGCTCTCTTTTGTACCATCCATAAAGTAGATGTTTCCATCTAATTCAACCTTTTGAC
This genomic window contains:
- a CDS encoding TetR/AcrR family transcriptional regulator, with the protein product MKKDNRTKILSVALKLLNEQDSQSVTTNHIAEAAGVSTGNLYYHFKNKEEIIRELYGQMRDEIGFESQPLPETLCEMQSYCDYVAKVWWKYRFLRRELHFLMTRDDLFAKDVIKDVRLQREKMILLLLHLRDKGYIELAYDNMLNNIVDTMMLYSHFWTPYLYIIGEDIDVSKAQMVAQRIEEVLRPFLTKKAKTELAKCQ
- a CDS encoding NAD(P)-binding domain-containing protein; the protein is MDNIHNMVIVGAGPAGIATAVESYILGIRDIVLLEKDQNHNATIRKYYKDNKRVDKDWKGQKVELDGNIYFMDGTKESTLDFFDEIIAHHFVELRTHTEVQKVVKKDDYFEVMIPGGSIKARFVVVTIGRMGKPNKPDYKIPATIKKRVNYTIDECSEGEKILVVGGGDSAVEYAVDLSEKNDVTICYRRETFRRANPTNRDAIANAIAHNEVRPYLGTNIEGLEDDNGKVRVIFAEREPETFDRVIYAIGGTTPSAFLTGSGIRIEDGKPVHDENYMTDIPGLYVAGDITQESGGSIALGLNHGYAIAQHILKNIQNA
- the cobA gene encoding uroporphyrinogen-III C-methyltransferase, which produces MGKVYLTGAGPGDIDLLTVKALRVVRNADVIIYDRLANADILKEAKSGCEFIYVGKEDGLHILPQDEINEVIYQNALKHETVVRLKGGDPFVFGRGGEEAKYLKERGISYEIIPGVTSAIAVPAYAGIPVTHRGISVSFKVVTGHEARDKKQLQVDWELMKADETIVFLMGLHNLPKITKNLIEIGKPKETPCAVISRGTTSDQRSVIGTLENINEKVKNAKVQRPALIVVGKVVDLKQDLEWFKVNERL
- a CDS encoding carboxymuconolactone decarboxylase family protein, encoding MAYIKLPEFEEMDPEIQEKARPILEKTGKLGDIFKLLAVRKDIYFATDMMVQNYLLKETELPYRTKEAIALLVSKENGCKMCVDVHKSIAKMLGMTEEEVEKVLKGIDAMEVDDAEKELLRFCIRASQKDNYKMTQEDIDAIKSLGYSESQILEAVAITGYFNYINTLSNVFGLGD
- a CDS encoding class I SAM-dependent methyltransferase; its protein translation is MDKLENQSKILFLGEGEGRNAIYAALKGHEATALDASSIGLEKAKQLSKEYHVEIKTIHTDLAQWQPPIEQYDVMMSSYMHLMEPLRTVAFHKAMEVLKEGGGICWRVFFSRTVTVYIRRT